TCTCCCCATTGCAGGGATCTCTGCGGCGGTGGCGCGGGGCTGGTGCGGGCAGGGCGGTGGCCCCGGGGGCCACCCCAGGGTCCCACCCGGGGGTGCGAGgccggggcaggggctgcccggGGGCGGGGGCTGGCGGGGGGATGCTCCTCAATAAATACCAATGGATCGGCGTTGGCGCTGGGCCGGGGGGAGCGGAGACGGAGGTCCcggctggggagggctgggggcggcACGGGAGAGCCTAGCTGATGATCTGCCGGGGCCGGCCGTAGCTCATGCCCGCCTGTGACGCCCCCTTGTTGGTGCCCATCTGTAGCCCGATGATGTTCTTGCCCTCCTTCAGCTGGCTCTCGGTGAACTCCCGCTTGTGCTCCTGCGCTTTCCTGcggggcacaggggacaggcCGTGGGGCACCCGCACCCCCGgctgcccaggagccccccgCCATCCCCAGCATCCCTCCCCAGATGAAAGTTCGGCATCCCAGTTCCGTGTGCTccggggcagggcagagccagctctgaccagccaccagggagccccCGCGGCCAGCTCGGCACCCCCCCGCTTACTTCATGAACCAGTTGGGGTCCCCATGGTAGTTCCCGTCGTTCTTGGTGactgccaggctgcccagggccatCAGCGTCCTCTGCACCGCTGCCATGTCcttggctgcccagggagagaGGGCCGTGAGGGTGGGCACGGCGCAGGGACCCCGGGGACCCCCAGCCCCGACTGCCCCCTGCCGCACCTTCAAACAGGTCCACGGTCTGGAAGATGTCTGTCTTGACCACACCGTAGTCCTCGGCCGCCTTCAGGAACTGGGCGATCTGCTCCATCTGCTTGAAGACCATGGTGGGCGGCGCGTCGGGGATCTTGACGGGCTTGGAGCCGTCGGGGTAGAGGCTGTTCACCAGCCGGCTGAGCACCTGCCACAGAGGGGAGCCTGGGCCTGCTGCACTGCCCTCGGAGCCTCCTGTGCTGCCTTCGGATCTCCCAGTGCTGCCCCTGGAGTTCCCGGTGCTGCCTTCGGCAACCCCTGTGCTGCCCTCGGAGCTCCCTACACTGCCCTCAGAGTCTCCTGTGCTGCCCCCGGAGCTCCTGTGCTGTTCTTGGATCTCCCCTTGTTGCCCTCGGATCTCCCCGTGCTGTCCTCGGATCTCCCCGCGCTGTCCctgagccccccgagccccccgtgCTGCCCCCAAAGTTCCCCGTGCTGTCCCCCAAGCCCCCCACGCTTGCCCTTGGAGCTCCCCGTGCTGCCCCCGGAGGTTCCAGTGCTGCCCTCGGAGCTCCCTGTGCTGTTCTTGGATCTCCCCGTGTtgctccccgagccccccgcgCTGCTCTGGCAGTTCCCGGTGttgccccccgagccccccacgCTTGCCCTGGCAGTTCCCGGTGTTGCCCCCCGAGCCGCCCCCGTTGCCACCACTTACGATGCCGTTCTTCAGCCAgacctggaagcccaggcggccccgctccgggcGCCCCACGGCGGCCCCGCACTGCGCCACGATCCACTCCACCAGCCGCTCCTCCAGCTCGTCGTCGTACTTCTTCTCGATCTTGGACTGCACGTCCCTGCTCATGCCGTAGGCTGGCCCTTTGTTCGCCATGGCTGCGGTGGTGGCACACCTGGTGGCACGACGGGGACGGTCAGGCTGTGGAGATGCTGTCCCCTACCCAGGGACACCACTGTGACATTTGCCTGCCACTCTGCCGCAGTGGGGACGAGCCCTTCCGACGCTTCCCTCTCCAGGcaacagcccctcagctccatCCAGGTGTGTTTGGAGGAAAATTCACCACCGTGACCTCCAAAATGTGCCCAGACAGACGCTTGGTGTCCTGGCAGAGACGCCTCATGCCCAGCTCAgcctgcccaggggcagccTCGTCCCTGTCCCTTGCCAGCTCTTGGTTGGCATTGTCCCTGGTGTGACCCATGCCAGGACCCGGGGGGCAGGGTGACCACGCcgaggctgtggcacagcagggtggccGTGGGATGGCCTTGGCACGGCGGGCCCGGGAGCCGGGGAGGAGGGTGGGAGCAGCGGGAGCCGTGCCCGTGCCCTTGTAAGGACATGCTGCGGGCACTGGTGGCAGGTAGCCGGCTGCCGGcaggccccgaggctgccagggaGGATGCcaaggaagatgccagcagggagaggctctgGGAGCGGCAGCCAAGCCTTTGGTGGAGCTGGCATGGCTCCTCCCTGCCCGGCTCCTTCCTGGCAGGAGCCTCCGGGTGTCTCCGGCGCCGTGGGGATGTCCCACATCACAGCGGGCTCCTGCTGCCCGCTGGGCTCACGCCTGGCACAGCTCGGTGCAGGCAGGACACAGCCCCGCAGTGCAGGGTGCCCCCCGAGCCCCGCGATTTATGAGGTGATGCCCCAGGAGCCCTAggggcagcctgtgcccagcctgtgcccatgGGCACATCCCGTGATGCCGCAGACGCCCCGGAGCCAGTCCCGCTCCATGGCCTGGCCCGAGCTGGCTCAGAGGGGTCACCCACGGCcacatggcactgccagccccgaGCCCGCCAGCCCCGAGCCCGTCCGTGCCGAGCACGGGGCAGAAACGGGCGctgggggctggagctgcccctccatcgctgccctgagccccgcacggccccgccgGCTACCGCGGGGACCCGCGGCCGTGCGGCCCCGCCGGGAGCGGGTCCTGAGCGGAGGAGCAGGACAGAACCCCGGCAGTGCCCCCAGCCCGAGCAGGGGAGCCCGACCCTCCTCGGGGGAGCGCGACCCATCCCGGGGAGCAGAATCCCATCCCGGGGAGCCACATCCCCATCCCGGGGAGCCGCATCCCATCCCGGGGAGCCACATCCCCATCCCGGGGAGCCACATCCCCATCCCGGGGAGCAGCATCCCCATCCAGGGGAGCAGCATCCCTATCCCGGGGAGCCACATCTCTGTCCCGGAGAGCGGAATCCCCATCCCGGGGAGCAGCATCCCCATCCCGGGGAGCAGAATCCCCATCCCGGAgagccccatccccatcccgggGAGCCACGTCCCCAT
This genomic window from Passer domesticus isolate bPasDom1 chromosome 23, bPasDom1.hap1, whole genome shotgun sequence contains:
- the TAGLN gene encoding transgelin — translated: MANKGPAYGMSRDVQSKIEKKYDDELEERLVEWIVAQCGAAVGRPERGRLGFQVWLKNGIVLSRLVNSLYPDGSKPVKIPDAPPTMVFKQMEQIAQFLKAAEDYGVVKTDIFQTVDLFEAKDMAAVQRTLMALGSLAVTKNDGNYHGDPNWFMKKAQEHKREFTESQLKEGKNIIGLQMGTNKGASQAGMSYGRPRQIIS